One Micromonospora sp. WMMD1120 genomic region harbors:
- a CDS encoding LCP family protein: MQYGQEHDAPRTQFVDEQSAPEPTEATRPKRRRPRWQKVVLITFLVLALLGGGGLVAGGLYFRSINSDIERVDAFVDVPEESRPQPAVKGALNMLILGSDSRDPEGTAGSRTDSIILAHIPKDRSSAQLVSIPRDTWVPVPRSKNGSNGGRDAKINAAYAWGGVPLMVQTVEKFTNVRIDHVMIIDFAGFVEIIDALGGVDIDSEKSFTSIHPPFRTFKQGMQRLDGEAALDYSRQRKQFADGDFARIRHQQQVIKAIMDRAASGGILTNPGRLNSFVKASSSAVSVDEKMSLLDMATDLRNLRGGNLTFLTSPTKGTGQVGSESVVFANTEKAKSFYGAVRRDAVPEILAAGK; the protein is encoded by the coding sequence ATGCAGTATGGCCAGGAGCACGACGCACCCCGCACCCAGTTCGTCGACGAGCAGTCAGCACCAGAGCCGACCGAGGCGACGCGGCCGAAACGTCGCCGCCCCCGGTGGCAGAAGGTCGTTCTGATCACCTTTCTGGTGTTGGCGCTTCTCGGCGGTGGTGGTCTCGTCGCGGGAGGGCTCTACTTCCGCTCGATCAATTCCGACATCGAGCGGGTGGACGCATTCGTCGACGTACCCGAGGAGAGCCGCCCGCAGCCGGCGGTCAAGGGCGCGCTGAACATGCTGATCCTGGGCAGCGACTCGCGCGATCCGGAGGGCACGGCCGGTTCGCGTACCGATAGCATCATCCTGGCGCACATCCCCAAGGACCGGTCGAGCGCGCAGCTCGTCTCGATCCCGCGGGACACCTGGGTGCCGGTACCCCGTTCCAAGAACGGCAGCAACGGGGGCCGGGATGCCAAGATCAACGCTGCCTACGCCTGGGGTGGCGTGCCCCTGATGGTGCAGACCGTGGAGAAGTTCACGAACGTTCGCATCGACCATGTCATGATCATCGACTTTGCCGGGTTTGTGGAGATCATCGACGCGCTGGGCGGCGTCGACATCGACTCGGAGAAGTCGTTCACCTCGATCCACCCGCCGTTCCGCACCTTCAAGCAGGGCATGCAGCGGTTGGACGGGGAAGCCGCGTTGGACTACTCGCGGCAGCGTAAGCAGTTTGCCGACGGCGACTTCGCGCGCATCCGACACCAGCAGCAGGTCATCAAGGCCATCATGGACCGGGCGGCGTCCGGCGGCATCCTGACCAACCCGGGCCGGCTCAACTCGTTCGTCAAGGCGTCGTCCAGCGCCGTGTCGGTGGACGAGAAGATGTCCCTCCTGGACATGGCGACCGACCTACGCAACCTGCGGGGCGGCAACCTCACCTTCCTGACCAGTCCGACGAAGGGCACCGGCCAGGTCGGCAGCGAGAGCGTCGTCTTCGCGAACACCGAGAAGGCAAAGTCGTTCTACGGCGCGGTTCGACGGGATGCGGTGCCGGAGATTCTGGCTGCCGGTAAGTAG